One window from the genome of Pyrus communis chromosome 16, drPyrComm1.1, whole genome shotgun sequence encodes:
- the LOC137720409 gene encoding zinc finger CCCH domain-containing protein 48-like has product MDVDGGGSKRVFHRLGGQQSDPSKNQKVCYHWRAGKCNRHPCPFLHRELPAPPSQPGLNGTASTKRHHAFAANTDGPSSRNRGPNNFNGGASSTWGRTGGANRVFVRKMEKVCNFWVQGNCSYGDKCKFLHSWSMGDSFSLLTQLEGHQKVVSGIALPSGSDKLYTGSKDQTVRVWDCASGQCMGVINLGGEVGCMISEGPWIFVGIPEAVKAWNTQTNSELSLSGPVGQVYAMVVGNDLLFAGTQDGSILAWKFNAVTNCFEPAASLIGHTLAVVSLVVGANRLYSGSMDNSIRVWSLETLQCIQTLTEHTAVVMSVLCWDQFLLSCSLDQQLKVWVATQSGNLEATYTHTEENGLITLCGMHDSEAKPVLLCACNDNTVRVYDLPSFSERGKIFSKQEIRSIQVGPGGLFFTGDGTGQVKVWKWTEPAAVTA; this is encoded by the exons ATGGATGTAGACGGAGGGGGAAGCAAACGGGTCTTCCACAGACTGGGTGGGCAGCAATCCGACCCGTCAAAGAACCAGAAGGTATGCTACCATTGGAGGGCGGGCAAGTGCAATCGCCACCCTTGCCCTTTTCTCCACAGAGAGCTCCCGGCGCCGCCGTCGCAGCCAGGTCTCAATGGGACGGCCTCGACTAAGCGCCATCACGCCTTCGCCGCTAACACCGATGGTCCATCGTCCCGGAATCGGGGTCCAAATAACTTCAATGGCGGGGCTTCTTCGACGTGGGGCCGTACAGGAGGAGCGAATAGGGTGTTTGTTAGGAAGATGGAGAAAGTCTGTAATTTTTGGGTCCAGGGGAATTGCAGCTATGGGGACAAGTGTAAATTCTTGCATTCTTGGAGTATGGGGGATAGCTTCAGCTTGTTGACGCAGCTTGAGGGGCATCAGAAG GTTGTTAGTGGGATTGCACTGCCTTCTGGGTCTGATAAGCTGTATACTGGGAGTAAGGATCAAACTGTAAGGGTTTGGGATTGCGCATCTGGTCAG TGCATGGGAGTTATTAATCTTGGCGGTGAAGTAGGTTGTATGATCAGTGAAGGTCCTTGGATATTTGTTGGCATACCAGAAGCTGTAAAG GCCTGGAACACCCAAACTAACTCGGAACTGAGTCTTAGTGGGCCTGTCGGACAAGTTTATGCCATGGTTGTGGGTAATGATTTGCTCTTCGCCGGTACACAG GATGGTTCTATATTGGCATGGAAGTTTAATGCTGTGACTAATTGCTTCGAACCAGCTGCATCACTGATAGGTCACACCCTTGCAGTTGTTTCATTAGTAGTTGGAGCAAACAGGCTCTACTCTGGTTCAATGGATAATTCTATAAGG GTCTGGAGCCTGGAAACTTTGCAGTGTATACAAACGCTAACAGAGCATACTGCAGTTGTCATGTCTGTTCTTTGCTGGGATCAGTTTCTCTTATCATGTTCCTTGGATCAACAATTAAAG GTCTGGGTTGCTACTCAAAGTGGAAACTTGGAAGCAACATATACTCACACAGAAGAAAAT GGTTTGATTACACTTTGTGGGATGCATGATTCAGAAGCCAAGCCAGTCTTACTGTGCGCTTGCAATGACAACACTGTCCGTGTATATGATTTGCCATC GTTTTCGGAGAGGGGTAAAATTTTTTCAAAACAGGAGATAAGATCGATTCAGGTAGGCCCTGGTGGCTTGTTTTTCACGGGTGATGGAACCGGTCAAGTGAAAGTATGGAAATGGACTGAACCAGCTGCGGTCACTGCCTGA
- the LOC137720105 gene encoding sorbitol dehydrogenase-like, translated as MGKGGKSTNGDAKDGEQENKAAWLLGVNNLKIQAFTLPSLGPNDVRIKIKAVGICGSDVHYLKTMKCGDFEVKEPMVIGHECAGIVDAVGSAVKHLVSGDRVALEPGISCAKCHQCKGGRYNLCPDMKFFATPPVHGSLANQIVHPADLCFKLPENVSLEEGAMCEPLSVGVHACRRANVTPETNVLIIGAGPIGLVSVLSARAFGAPRIVIVDVDDQRLAMAKSLGADETVKVSTKAEDLDDEVAKIKKAMKSEVDVTFDCVGFNKTMSTALAATSPGGKVCLVGMGHSIMTVPLTPAAAREVDVVGIFRYKNTWPLCIEFLRSGKIDVKPLITHRFGFSQKEVEDAFETSARGGNAIKVMFNL; from the exons ATGGGGAAGGGAGGCAAGTCGACTAACGGAGATGCCAAAGATGGTGAACAAGAAAACAAGGCTGCATGGCTTCTTGGTGTTAACAACCTCAAGATCCAGGCTTTCACTCTCCCGAGTCTTG gACCCAATGATGTTCGAATTAAGATCAAAGCCGTCGGCATTTGTGGAAGCGACGTCCATTACCTCAAG aCCATGAAGTGCGGGGATTTTGAAGTTAAGGAGCCAATGGTGATTGGTCATGAGTGTGCTGGGATCGTAGACGCAGTTGGGAGCGCCGTGAAGCATCTGGTTTCTGGCGATCGTGTGGCATTAGAGCCCGGCATCAGCTGCGCAAAGTGTCACCAGTGCAAAGGAGGCCGCTACAATCTTTGCCCGGACATGAAGTTTTTCGCCACCCCACCGGTTCATGGTTCCTTGGCGAACCAG ATTGTGCATCCTGCGGACTTGTGCTTTAAGCTTCCGGAGAATGTTAGCTTGGAGGAAGGAGCAATGTGTGAGCCCTTGAGTGTTGGGGTTCATGCCTGTCGGAGAGCCAATGTCACTCCAGAAACAAATGTTCTCATCATCGGAGCAGGGCCGATCGGGCTGGTATCCGTGCTATCTGCTCGTGCTTTCGGGGCGCCGAGAATTGTCATTGTGGACGTGGATGATCAGCGTCTAGCTATGGCAAAGTCTCTTGGTGCCGATGAAACCGTCAAAGTTTCAACAAAAGCCGAGGATTTGGATGACGAAGTTGCCAAGATTAAAAAAGCCATGAAATCCGAAGTGGATGTGACCTTTGATTGTGTAGGTTTCAACAAAACCATGTCGACAGCTCTCGCAGCCACTAGTCCCGGCGGCAAAGTCTGCCTCGTCGGAATGGGACACAGCATTATGACTGTCCCTCTCACTCCTGCTGCTGCCAG GGAGGTGGATGTGGTTGGAATTTTCCGATACAAGAACACATGGCCGCTTTGCATCGAGTTTCTGAGAAGCGGGAAGATTGACGTGAAACCGCTTATTACTCACCGTTTTGGATTTTCCCAGAAGGAAGTGGAAGATGCCTTTGAGACCAGTGCTCGTGGAGGCAATGCCATCAAAGTCATGTTTAATTTGTAA
- the LOC137720104 gene encoding sorbitol dehydrogenase-like produces the protein MGKGGQSINGVAKEAKPVEQENMAAWLVDFNTIKILPFELPSMGPNDVRIWIKAVGICGSDVHYLKTMKCADFEVKEPMVIGHECAGIVDEVGSEVKHLVPGDRVAVEPGISCSRCQQCKGGRYNLCPDMKFFATPPVHGSLANQIVHPADLCFKLPENVSLEEGAMCEPLSVGVHACRRANVGPETTVLVIGAGPIGLVSVLAARAFGAPRIVIVDMDDQRLAMAKSLGADGTVKVSTKMEDIDDEVAMIKEAMESEVDVTLDCVGFSKTMSTGLKATRSGGRVCLVGMGHGTMTVPLTPAAAREVDVVGVFRYRNTWPLCLDFLRSGKIDVKPLITHRFGFTEKEVEEAFATSARGGNAIKVMFNL, from the exons ATGGGTAAGGGAGGCCAATCGATTAATGGAGTGGCTAAAGAAGCCAAACCTGTTGAGCAAGAAAACATGGCTGCTTGGCTTGTTGATTTCAACACCATCAAGATCCTACCTTTCGAGCTCCCCAGTATGG GACCCAATGATGTCCGGATTTGGATTAAGGCTGTCGGCATTTGTGGAAGCGATGTTCACTACCTCAAGACCATGAAATGTGCGGATTTTGAGGTCAAGGAGCCAATGGTAATCGGACATGAGTGTGCTGGGATCGTAGACGAAGTTGGGAGCGAGGTGAAGCATCTGGTGCCTGGTGACCGGGTGGCGGTTGAGCCCGGTATCAGTTGCTCACGGTGTCAGCAGTGCAAAGGAGGGCGGTACAATCTTTGCCCCGACATGAAGTTTTTCGCCACCCCACCGGTTCATGGTTCCTTGGCAAATCAG ATTGTGCATCCTGCGGATCTATGCTTCAAGCTGCCAGAGAATGTGAGCTTGGAGGAAGGGGCAATGTGTGAGCCCTTGAGTGTTGGAGTTCATGCATGTCGGCGAGCCAATGTTGGTCCCGAAACAACTGTTCTGGTAATCGGAGCTGGGCCTATTGGTCTCGTTTCAGTTTTGGCCGCTCGTGCTTTTGGGGCACCAAGAATTGTCATCGTGGATATGGATGACCAGCGTTTAGCCATGGCAAAGTCTCTTGGCGCTGATGGCACTGTAAAAGTTTCTACAAAAATGGAGGATATAGATGACGAAGTTGCCATGATTAAAGAAGCCATGGAATCCGAAGTGGATGTAACCCTTGATTGTGTGGGTTTCAGTAAGACCATGTCGACGGGTCTCAAGGCCACTCGCTCCGGCGGCAGAGTCTGCCTTGTCGGAATGGGACACGGCACGATGACAGTGCCTCTCACTCCAGCTGCTGCCAGGGAGGTTGATGTGGTTGGAGTTTTCCGGTACAGGAACACATGGCCACTTTGCCTCGATTTTTTGAGAAGTGGGAAGATCGACGTGAAGCCGCTTATTACTCACCGGTTTGGATTTACCGAGAAGGAGGTGGAAGAAGCCTTTGCGACTAGTGCTCGTGGGGGTAACGCCATCAAAGTCATGTTTAATCTTTAG